One stretch of Meleagris gallopavo isolate NT-WF06-2002-E0010 breed Aviagen turkey brand Nicholas breeding stock chromosome 14, Turkey_5.1, whole genome shotgun sequence DNA includes these proteins:
- the RAF1 gene encoding RAF proto-oncogene serine/threonine-protein kinase isoform X3 translates to MEHIQGAWKTISNGFGLKDSVFDGPNCISPTIVQQFGYQRRASDDGKISDTSKTSNTIRVFLPNKQRTVVNVRNGMTLHDCLMKALKVRGLQPECCAVFRLVTEPKGKKVRLDWNTDAASLIGEELQVDFLDHVPLTTHNFARKTFLKLAFCDICQKFLLNGFRCQTCGYKFHEHCSTKVPTMCVDWSNIRQLFSQHRYSTPHVFTFNTSNPSSEGTLSQRQRSTSTPNVHMVSTTMPVDSRIIENNSLNASPSSWCRRFCLRGRDAIRNHSESASPSALSGSPNNMSPTGWSQPKTPVPAQRERAPGTNTQEKNKIRPRGQRDSSYYWEIEASEVMLSTRIGSGSFGTVYKGKWHGDVAVKILKVVDPTPEQFQAFRNEVAVLRKTRHVNILLFMGYMTKDNLAIVTQWCEGSSLYKHLHVQETKFQMFQLIDIARQTAQGMDYLHAKNIIHRDMKSNNIFLHEGLTVKIGDFGLATVKSRWSGSQQVEQPTGSILWMAPEVIRMQDSNPFSFQSDVYSYGIVLYELMTGELPYSHINNRDQIIFMVGRGYASPDLSKLYKNCPKAMKRLVADCLKKVREERPLFPQILSSIELLQHSLPKINRSASEPSLHRASHTEDINSCTLTSTRLPVF, encoded by the exons ATGGAGCACATTCAGGGAGCTTGGAAGACTATCAGTAATGGTTTTGGACTCAAGGATTCTGTCTTCGATGGCCCAAACTGCATTTCACCAACCATTGTCCAGCAGTTTGGTTATCAGCGCCGAGCATCTGATGATGGCAAAATATCAGATACTTCTAAAACCAGCAATACCATTCGAGTTTTCTTGCCCAACAAGCAACGTACAGTG GTAAATGTGCGAAATGGGATGACCTTACATGATTGTCTCATGAAGGCACTTAAAGTAAGAGGTTTGCAGCCAGAATGCTGTGCAGTTTTTCGTCTTGTTACTGAACCAAAAGG taaaaaagTGCGTTTGGATTGGAACACTGATGCTGCCTCCTTGATTGGTGAAGAACTGCAGGTGGACTTTCTTGATCATGTTCCACTCACTACACACAATTTT GCTCGGAAGACATTTCTaaagcttgctttctgtgaCATCTGCCAGAAGTTCCTCCTAAATGGGTTTCGGTGTCAGACGTGCGGTTATAAATTCCACGAGCACTGCAGCACTAAAGTTCCAACCATGTGTGTCGACTGGAGCAATATCAGGCAACTCTT cTCCCAGCACAGGTATTCTACACCTCATGTCTTTACATTCAACACATCAAATCCTTCCTCTGAGGGCACCCTTTCCCAAAGACAGCGATCTACATCCACACCAAATGTCCACATGGTTAGCACTACAATGCCAGTTGACAGCCGGATAATTGAG AATAACAGCCTGAATGCTTCTCCCAGTTCCTGGTGCAGACGATTTTGTTTGAGGGGAAGA gATGCAATTCGAAATCATAGTGAATCAG CTTCACCCTCTGCTCTGTCTGGAAGTCCTAACAATATGAGCCCGACTGGCTGGTCTCAGCCCAAAACCCCAGTCCCAGCCCAGAGAGAGCGAGCCCCTGGGacaaatacacaagaaaaaaacaaaatt aGGCCTCGTGGACAAAGAGATTCTAGTTATTACTGGGAAATAGAAGCAAGTGAAGTCATGCTTTCTACCAGAATAGGGTCAGGTTCTTTTGGAACTGTTTACAAGGGCAAATGGCATG gGGATGTAGCAGTGAAAATACTAAAAGTTGTAGATCCAACCCCAGAACAGTTTCAggctttcagaaatgaagtgGCTGTATTAAG GAAGACTCGGCATGTTAATATTTTGCTCTTCATGGGCTACATGACTAAAGATAACCTGGCCATTGTCACACAGTGGTGTGAAGGCAGCAGTCTGTATAAACACCTGCACGTTCAAGAGACCAAGTTCCAAATGTTCCAGCTCATTGACATTGCTCGGCAGACAGCACAGGGAATGGA CTATTTACATGCAAAGAATATCATCCACAGGGACATGAAATCCAATA ATATATTTCTTCATGAAGGCCTCACAGTGAAAATAGGAGACTTTGGTCTAGCAACTGTAAAATCCAGGTGGAGTGGATCGCAACAGGTGGAGCAACCCACTGGTTCCATTTTGTGGATG GCACCAGAAGTGATACGGATGCAAGACAGTAATCCGTTCAGTTTCCAGTCAGATGTCTACTCCTATGGAATAGTACTGTATGAGCTAATGACAGGAGAGCTGCCATACTCCCACATAAACAACCGCGACCAG attattttcATGGTTGGCCGAGGATATGCTTCTCCAGACCTCAGCAAGTTGTACAAGAACTGCCCCAAAGCAATGAAGAGGCTTGTAGCAGATTGTTTGAAGAAAGTTAGGGAAGAAAGACCTTTGTTTCCGCAA ATACTGTCTTCCATTGAATTGCTGCAACATTCTTTACCCAAAATCAACCGGAGCGCTTCCGAACCATCTCTGCACCGCGCATCCCATACAGAGGACATAAATTCTTGCACGTTAACATCCACAAGACTGCCTGTTTTTTAG
- the RAF1 gene encoding RAF proto-oncogene serine/threonine-protein kinase isoform X7 produces MMAKYQILLKPAIPFEFSCPTSNVQCKKVRLDWNTDAASLIGEELQVDFLDHVPLTTHNFARKTFLKLAFCDICQKFLLNGFRCQTCGYKFHEHCSTKVPTMCVDWSNIRQLFSQHRYSTPHVFTFNTSNPSSEGTLSQRQRSTSTPNVHMVSTTMPVDSRIIEDAIRNHSESASPSALSGSPNNMSPTGWSQPKTPVPAQRERAPGTNTQEKNKIRPRGQRDSSYYWEIEASEVMLSTRIGSGSFGTVYKGKWHGDVAVKILKVVDPTPEQFQAFRNEVAVLRKTRHVNILLFMGYMTKDNLAIVTQWCEGSSLYKHLHVQETKFQMFQLIDIARQTAQGMDYLHAKNIIHRDMKSNNIFLHEGLTVKIGDFGLATVKSRWSGSQQVEQPTGSILWMAPEVIRMQDSNPFSFQSDVYSYGIVLYELMTGELPYSHINNRDQIIFMVGRGYASPDLSKLYKNCPKAMKRLVADCLKKVREERPLFPQILSSIELLQHSLPKINRSASEPSLHRASHTEDINSCTLTSTRLPVF; encoded by the exons ATGATGGCAAAATATCAGATACTTCTAAAACCAGCAATACCATTCGAGTTTTCTTGCCCAACAAGCAACGTACAGTG taaaaaagTGCGTTTGGATTGGAACACTGATGCTGCCTCCTTGATTGGTGAAGAACTGCAGGTGGACTTTCTTGATCATGTTCCACTCACTACACACAATTTT GCTCGGAAGACATTTCTaaagcttgctttctgtgaCATCTGCCAGAAGTTCCTCCTAAATGGGTTTCGGTGTCAGACGTGCGGTTATAAATTCCACGAGCACTGCAGCACTAAAGTTCCAACCATGTGTGTCGACTGGAGCAATATCAGGCAACTCTT cTCCCAGCACAGGTATTCTACACCTCATGTCTTTACATTCAACACATCAAATCCTTCCTCTGAGGGCACCCTTTCCCAAAGACAGCGATCTACATCCACACCAAATGTCCACATGGTTAGCACTACAATGCCAGTTGACAGCCGGATAATTGAG gATGCAATTCGAAATCATAGTGAATCAG CTTCACCCTCTGCTCTGTCTGGAAGTCCTAACAATATGAGCCCGACTGGCTGGTCTCAGCCCAAAACCCCAGTCCCAGCCCAGAGAGAGCGAGCCCCTGGGacaaatacacaagaaaaaaacaaaatt aGGCCTCGTGGACAAAGAGATTCTAGTTATTACTGGGAAATAGAAGCAAGTGAAGTCATGCTTTCTACCAGAATAGGGTCAGGTTCTTTTGGAACTGTTTACAAGGGCAAATGGCATG gGGATGTAGCAGTGAAAATACTAAAAGTTGTAGATCCAACCCCAGAACAGTTTCAggctttcagaaatgaagtgGCTGTATTAAG GAAGACTCGGCATGTTAATATTTTGCTCTTCATGGGCTACATGACTAAAGATAACCTGGCCATTGTCACACAGTGGTGTGAAGGCAGCAGTCTGTATAAACACCTGCACGTTCAAGAGACCAAGTTCCAAATGTTCCAGCTCATTGACATTGCTCGGCAGACAGCACAGGGAATGGA CTATTTACATGCAAAGAATATCATCCACAGGGACATGAAATCCAATA ATATATTTCTTCATGAAGGCCTCACAGTGAAAATAGGAGACTTTGGTCTAGCAACTGTAAAATCCAGGTGGAGTGGATCGCAACAGGTGGAGCAACCCACTGGTTCCATTTTGTGGATG GCACCAGAAGTGATACGGATGCAAGACAGTAATCCGTTCAGTTTCCAGTCAGATGTCTACTCCTATGGAATAGTACTGTATGAGCTAATGACAGGAGAGCTGCCATACTCCCACATAAACAACCGCGACCAG attattttcATGGTTGGCCGAGGATATGCTTCTCCAGACCTCAGCAAGTTGTACAAGAACTGCCCCAAAGCAATGAAGAGGCTTGTAGCAGATTGTTTGAAGAAAGTTAGGGAAGAAAGACCTTTGTTTCCGCAA ATACTGTCTTCCATTGAATTGCTGCAACATTCTTTACCCAAAATCAACCGGAGCGCTTCCGAACCATCTCTGCACCGCGCATCCCATACAGAGGACATAAATTCTTGCACGTTAACATCCACAAGACTGCCTGTTTTTTAG
- the RAF1 gene encoding RAF proto-oncogene serine/threonine-protein kinase isoform X2 translates to MEHIQGAWKTISNGFGLKDSVFDGPNCISPTIVQQFGYQRRASDDGKISDTSKTSNTIRVFLPNKQRTVVNVRNGMTLHDCLMKALKVRGLQPECCAVFRLVTEPKGKKVRLDWNTDAASLIGEELQVDFLDHVPLTTHNFARKTFLKLAFCDICQKFLLNGFRCQTCGYKFHEHCSTKVPTMCVDWSNIRQLLLFPNSNISDSGVPALPPLTMRRMRESVSRIPVSSQHRYSTPHVFTFNTSNPSSEGTLSQRQRSTSTPNVHMVSTTMPVDSRIIEDAIRNHSESASPSALSGSPNNMSPTGWSQPKTPVPAQRERAPGTNTQEKNKIRPRGQRDSSYYWEIEASEVMLSTRIGSGSFGTVYKGKWHGDVAVKILKVVDPTPEQFQAFRNEVAVLRKTRHVNILLFMGYMTKDNLAIVTQWCEGSSLYKHLHVQETKFQMFQLIDIARQTAQGMDYLHAKNIIHRDMKSNNIFLHEGLTVKIGDFGLATVKSRWSGSQQVEQPTGSILWMAPEVIRMQDSNPFSFQSDVYSYGIVLYELMTGELPYSHINNRDQIIFMVGRGYASPDLSKLYKNCPKAMKRLVADCLKKVREERPLFPQILSSIELLQHSLPKINRSASEPSLHRASHTEDINSCTLTSTRLPVF, encoded by the exons ATGGAGCACATTCAGGGAGCTTGGAAGACTATCAGTAATGGTTTTGGACTCAAGGATTCTGTCTTCGATGGCCCAAACTGCATTTCACCAACCATTGTCCAGCAGTTTGGTTATCAGCGCCGAGCATCTGATGATGGCAAAATATCAGATACTTCTAAAACCAGCAATACCATTCGAGTTTTCTTGCCCAACAAGCAACGTACAGTG GTAAATGTGCGAAATGGGATGACCTTACATGATTGTCTCATGAAGGCACTTAAAGTAAGAGGTTTGCAGCCAGAATGCTGTGCAGTTTTTCGTCTTGTTACTGAACCAAAAGG taaaaaagTGCGTTTGGATTGGAACACTGATGCTGCCTCCTTGATTGGTGAAGAACTGCAGGTGGACTTTCTTGATCATGTTCCACTCACTACACACAATTTT GCTCGGAAGACATTTCTaaagcttgctttctgtgaCATCTGCCAGAAGTTCCTCCTAAATGGGTTTCGGTGTCAGACGTGCGGTTATAAATTCCACGAGCACTGCAGCACTAAAGTTCCAACCATGTGTGTCGACTGGAGCAATATCAGGCAACTCTT ATTGTTCCCAAATTCAAATATCAGTGACAGTGGTGTCCCTGCACTACCTCCCTTGACAATGAGACGGATGCGGGAGTCTGTCTCCCGGATACCTGTTAG cTCCCAGCACAGGTATTCTACACCTCATGTCTTTACATTCAACACATCAAATCCTTCCTCTGAGGGCACCCTTTCCCAAAGACAGCGATCTACATCCACACCAAATGTCCACATGGTTAGCACTACAATGCCAGTTGACAGCCGGATAATTGAG gATGCAATTCGAAATCATAGTGAATCAG CTTCACCCTCTGCTCTGTCTGGAAGTCCTAACAATATGAGCCCGACTGGCTGGTCTCAGCCCAAAACCCCAGTCCCAGCCCAGAGAGAGCGAGCCCCTGGGacaaatacacaagaaaaaaacaaaatt aGGCCTCGTGGACAAAGAGATTCTAGTTATTACTGGGAAATAGAAGCAAGTGAAGTCATGCTTTCTACCAGAATAGGGTCAGGTTCTTTTGGAACTGTTTACAAGGGCAAATGGCATG gGGATGTAGCAGTGAAAATACTAAAAGTTGTAGATCCAACCCCAGAACAGTTTCAggctttcagaaatgaagtgGCTGTATTAAG GAAGACTCGGCATGTTAATATTTTGCTCTTCATGGGCTACATGACTAAAGATAACCTGGCCATTGTCACACAGTGGTGTGAAGGCAGCAGTCTGTATAAACACCTGCACGTTCAAGAGACCAAGTTCCAAATGTTCCAGCTCATTGACATTGCTCGGCAGACAGCACAGGGAATGGA CTATTTACATGCAAAGAATATCATCCACAGGGACATGAAATCCAATA ATATATTTCTTCATGAAGGCCTCACAGTGAAAATAGGAGACTTTGGTCTAGCAACTGTAAAATCCAGGTGGAGTGGATCGCAACAGGTGGAGCAACCCACTGGTTCCATTTTGTGGATG GCACCAGAAGTGATACGGATGCAAGACAGTAATCCGTTCAGTTTCCAGTCAGATGTCTACTCCTATGGAATAGTACTGTATGAGCTAATGACAGGAGAGCTGCCATACTCCCACATAAACAACCGCGACCAG attattttcATGGTTGGCCGAGGATATGCTTCTCCAGACCTCAGCAAGTTGTACAAGAACTGCCCCAAAGCAATGAAGAGGCTTGTAGCAGATTGTTTGAAGAAAGTTAGGGAAGAAAGACCTTTGTTTCCGCAA ATACTGTCTTCCATTGAATTGCTGCAACATTCTTTACCCAAAATCAACCGGAGCGCTTCCGAACCATCTCTGCACCGCGCATCCCATACAGAGGACATAAATTCTTGCACGTTAACATCCACAAGACTGCCTGTTTTTTAG
- the RAF1 gene encoding RAF proto-oncogene serine/threonine-protein kinase isoform X1, with translation MEHIQGAWKTISNGFGLKDSVFDGPNCISPTIVQQFGYQRRASDDGKISDTSKTSNTIRVFLPNKQRTVVNVRNGMTLHDCLMKALKVRGLQPECCAVFRLVTEPKGKKVRLDWNTDAASLIGEELQVDFLDHVPLTTHNFARKTFLKLAFCDICQKFLLNGFRCQTCGYKFHEHCSTKVPTMCVDWSNIRQLLLFPNSNISDSGVPALPPLTMRRMRESVSRIPVSSQHRYSTPHVFTFNTSNPSSEGTLSQRQRSTSTPNVHMVSTTMPVDSRIIENNSLNASPSSWCRRFCLRGRDAIRNHSESASPSALSGSPNNMSPTGWSQPKTPVPAQRERAPGTNTQEKNKIRPRGQRDSSYYWEIEASEVMLSTRIGSGSFGTVYKGKWHGDVAVKILKVVDPTPEQFQAFRNEVAVLRKTRHVNILLFMGYMTKDNLAIVTQWCEGSSLYKHLHVQETKFQMFQLIDIARQTAQGMDYLHAKNIIHRDMKSNNIFLHEGLTVKIGDFGLATVKSRWSGSQQVEQPTGSILWMAPEVIRMQDSNPFSFQSDVYSYGIVLYELMTGELPYSHINNRDQIIFMVGRGYASPDLSKLYKNCPKAMKRLVADCLKKVREERPLFPQILSSIELLQHSLPKINRSASEPSLHRASHTEDINSCTLTSTRLPVF, from the exons ATGGAGCACATTCAGGGAGCTTGGAAGACTATCAGTAATGGTTTTGGACTCAAGGATTCTGTCTTCGATGGCCCAAACTGCATTTCACCAACCATTGTCCAGCAGTTTGGTTATCAGCGCCGAGCATCTGATGATGGCAAAATATCAGATACTTCTAAAACCAGCAATACCATTCGAGTTTTCTTGCCCAACAAGCAACGTACAGTG GTAAATGTGCGAAATGGGATGACCTTACATGATTGTCTCATGAAGGCACTTAAAGTAAGAGGTTTGCAGCCAGAATGCTGTGCAGTTTTTCGTCTTGTTACTGAACCAAAAGG taaaaaagTGCGTTTGGATTGGAACACTGATGCTGCCTCCTTGATTGGTGAAGAACTGCAGGTGGACTTTCTTGATCATGTTCCACTCACTACACACAATTTT GCTCGGAAGACATTTCTaaagcttgctttctgtgaCATCTGCCAGAAGTTCCTCCTAAATGGGTTTCGGTGTCAGACGTGCGGTTATAAATTCCACGAGCACTGCAGCACTAAAGTTCCAACCATGTGTGTCGACTGGAGCAATATCAGGCAACTCTT ATTGTTCCCAAATTCAAATATCAGTGACAGTGGTGTCCCTGCACTACCTCCCTTGACAATGAGACGGATGCGGGAGTCTGTCTCCCGGATACCTGTTAG cTCCCAGCACAGGTATTCTACACCTCATGTCTTTACATTCAACACATCAAATCCTTCCTCTGAGGGCACCCTTTCCCAAAGACAGCGATCTACATCCACACCAAATGTCCACATGGTTAGCACTACAATGCCAGTTGACAGCCGGATAATTGAG AATAACAGCCTGAATGCTTCTCCCAGTTCCTGGTGCAGACGATTTTGTTTGAGGGGAAGA gATGCAATTCGAAATCATAGTGAATCAG CTTCACCCTCTGCTCTGTCTGGAAGTCCTAACAATATGAGCCCGACTGGCTGGTCTCAGCCCAAAACCCCAGTCCCAGCCCAGAGAGAGCGAGCCCCTGGGacaaatacacaagaaaaaaacaaaatt aGGCCTCGTGGACAAAGAGATTCTAGTTATTACTGGGAAATAGAAGCAAGTGAAGTCATGCTTTCTACCAGAATAGGGTCAGGTTCTTTTGGAACTGTTTACAAGGGCAAATGGCATG gGGATGTAGCAGTGAAAATACTAAAAGTTGTAGATCCAACCCCAGAACAGTTTCAggctttcagaaatgaagtgGCTGTATTAAG GAAGACTCGGCATGTTAATATTTTGCTCTTCATGGGCTACATGACTAAAGATAACCTGGCCATTGTCACACAGTGGTGTGAAGGCAGCAGTCTGTATAAACACCTGCACGTTCAAGAGACCAAGTTCCAAATGTTCCAGCTCATTGACATTGCTCGGCAGACAGCACAGGGAATGGA CTATTTACATGCAAAGAATATCATCCACAGGGACATGAAATCCAATA ATATATTTCTTCATGAAGGCCTCACAGTGAAAATAGGAGACTTTGGTCTAGCAACTGTAAAATCCAGGTGGAGTGGATCGCAACAGGTGGAGCAACCCACTGGTTCCATTTTGTGGATG GCACCAGAAGTGATACGGATGCAAGACAGTAATCCGTTCAGTTTCCAGTCAGATGTCTACTCCTATGGAATAGTACTGTATGAGCTAATGACAGGAGAGCTGCCATACTCCCACATAAACAACCGCGACCAG attattttcATGGTTGGCCGAGGATATGCTTCTCCAGACCTCAGCAAGTTGTACAAGAACTGCCCCAAAGCAATGAAGAGGCTTGTAGCAGATTGTTTGAAGAAAGTTAGGGAAGAAAGACCTTTGTTTCCGCAA ATACTGTCTTCCATTGAATTGCTGCAACATTCTTTACCCAAAATCAACCGGAGCGCTTCCGAACCATCTCTGCACCGCGCATCCCATACAGAGGACATAAATTCTTGCACGTTAACATCCACAAGACTGCCTGTTTTTTAG
- the RAF1 gene encoding RAF proto-oncogene serine/threonine-protein kinase isoform X4, which yields MEHIQGAWKTISNGFGLKDSVFDGPNCISPTIVQQFGYQRRASDDGKISDTSKTSNTIRVFLPNKQRTVVNVRNGMTLHDCLMKALKVRGLQPECCAVFRLVTEPKGKKVRLDWNTDAASLIGEELQVDFLDHVPLTTHNFARKTFLKLAFCDICQKFLLNGFRCQTCGYKFHEHCSTKVPTMCVDWSNIRQLFSQHRYSTPHVFTFNTSNPSSEGTLSQRQRSTSTPNVHMVSTTMPVDSRIIEDAIRNHSESASPSALSGSPNNMSPTGWSQPKTPVPAQRERAPGTNTQEKNKIRPRGQRDSSYYWEIEASEVMLSTRIGSGSFGTVYKGKWHGDVAVKILKVVDPTPEQFQAFRNEVAVLRKTRHVNILLFMGYMTKDNLAIVTQWCEGSSLYKHLHVQETKFQMFQLIDIARQTAQGMDYLHAKNIIHRDMKSNNIFLHEGLTVKIGDFGLATVKSRWSGSQQVEQPTGSILWMAPEVIRMQDSNPFSFQSDVYSYGIVLYELMTGELPYSHINNRDQIIFMVGRGYASPDLSKLYKNCPKAMKRLVADCLKKVREERPLFPQILSSIELLQHSLPKINRSASEPSLHRASHTEDINSCTLTSTRLPVF from the exons ATGGAGCACATTCAGGGAGCTTGGAAGACTATCAGTAATGGTTTTGGACTCAAGGATTCTGTCTTCGATGGCCCAAACTGCATTTCACCAACCATTGTCCAGCAGTTTGGTTATCAGCGCCGAGCATCTGATGATGGCAAAATATCAGATACTTCTAAAACCAGCAATACCATTCGAGTTTTCTTGCCCAACAAGCAACGTACAGTG GTAAATGTGCGAAATGGGATGACCTTACATGATTGTCTCATGAAGGCACTTAAAGTAAGAGGTTTGCAGCCAGAATGCTGTGCAGTTTTTCGTCTTGTTACTGAACCAAAAGG taaaaaagTGCGTTTGGATTGGAACACTGATGCTGCCTCCTTGATTGGTGAAGAACTGCAGGTGGACTTTCTTGATCATGTTCCACTCACTACACACAATTTT GCTCGGAAGACATTTCTaaagcttgctttctgtgaCATCTGCCAGAAGTTCCTCCTAAATGGGTTTCGGTGTCAGACGTGCGGTTATAAATTCCACGAGCACTGCAGCACTAAAGTTCCAACCATGTGTGTCGACTGGAGCAATATCAGGCAACTCTT cTCCCAGCACAGGTATTCTACACCTCATGTCTTTACATTCAACACATCAAATCCTTCCTCTGAGGGCACCCTTTCCCAAAGACAGCGATCTACATCCACACCAAATGTCCACATGGTTAGCACTACAATGCCAGTTGACAGCCGGATAATTGAG gATGCAATTCGAAATCATAGTGAATCAG CTTCACCCTCTGCTCTGTCTGGAAGTCCTAACAATATGAGCCCGACTGGCTGGTCTCAGCCCAAAACCCCAGTCCCAGCCCAGAGAGAGCGAGCCCCTGGGacaaatacacaagaaaaaaacaaaatt aGGCCTCGTGGACAAAGAGATTCTAGTTATTACTGGGAAATAGAAGCAAGTGAAGTCATGCTTTCTACCAGAATAGGGTCAGGTTCTTTTGGAACTGTTTACAAGGGCAAATGGCATG gGGATGTAGCAGTGAAAATACTAAAAGTTGTAGATCCAACCCCAGAACAGTTTCAggctttcagaaatgaagtgGCTGTATTAAG GAAGACTCGGCATGTTAATATTTTGCTCTTCATGGGCTACATGACTAAAGATAACCTGGCCATTGTCACACAGTGGTGTGAAGGCAGCAGTCTGTATAAACACCTGCACGTTCAAGAGACCAAGTTCCAAATGTTCCAGCTCATTGACATTGCTCGGCAGACAGCACAGGGAATGGA CTATTTACATGCAAAGAATATCATCCACAGGGACATGAAATCCAATA ATATATTTCTTCATGAAGGCCTCACAGTGAAAATAGGAGACTTTGGTCTAGCAACTGTAAAATCCAGGTGGAGTGGATCGCAACAGGTGGAGCAACCCACTGGTTCCATTTTGTGGATG GCACCAGAAGTGATACGGATGCAAGACAGTAATCCGTTCAGTTTCCAGTCAGATGTCTACTCCTATGGAATAGTACTGTATGAGCTAATGACAGGAGAGCTGCCATACTCCCACATAAACAACCGCGACCAG attattttcATGGTTGGCCGAGGATATGCTTCTCCAGACCTCAGCAAGTTGTACAAGAACTGCCCCAAAGCAATGAAGAGGCTTGTAGCAGATTGTTTGAAGAAAGTTAGGGAAGAAAGACCTTTGTTTCCGCAA ATACTGTCTTCCATTGAATTGCTGCAACATTCTTTACCCAAAATCAACCGGAGCGCTTCCGAACCATCTCTGCACCGCGCATCCCATACAGAGGACATAAATTCTTGCACGTTAACATCCACAAGACTGCCTGTTTTTTAG